The region AAATTTCATATTAAGAATTATGTTTTTTCGCAATACTTCTTGAGGTTAATAAAATCCCCATTAGAATAATAATGCAAAGACTTCCTACAATAACAAGCACTCCGATCCCGCTATCTCCTTTTAAAAGATCATCAAAATTCAATACAGTTGTGCTATAGCCAATAACGACCACAGCTAAAAAAATTACGGTATAAATAAATAACTTCATGAAAATAAACTCTGAATGTTAGTGGCGAACAATTTTACGGCAATAGCCAATAAAATTACACCGAATACTTTTCTAATTACACTAATTCCCTGGCTGCCTAAAACTCTTTCCATTTTGGTAGAAGATTTTAGTACAATGTATACAAAGATAATATTGATAAGTATAGCTACAATGATATTTACCGCTTCATATTCTGCCTGAAGCGAAACAAGGGTGGTAAGTGTACCTGCCCCGGCAATTAAAGGAAATGCCAAAGGCACCACAGAGGCGGTTTCTGGTTCATCATCCTTATAAAGTGTAATCCCCAATATCATTTCCAGGGCAAGGAAAAACAAGATAAACGCTCCTGCCACGGCAAAAGAGTTT is a window of Salegentibacter salegens DNA encoding:
- a CDS encoding MarC family protein, with the translated sequence MWKLLDAKQIFTAGMILFAVIDIIGSIPIIIDLRKKVGHIQSEKASVVAGVIMIVFLFVGKEILNLIGIDVNSFAVAGAFILFFLALEMILGITLYKDDEPETASVVPLAFPLIAGAGTLTTLVSLQAEYEAVNIIVAILINIIFVYIVLKSSTKMERVLGSQGISVIRKVFGVILLAIAVKLFATNIQSLFS